From a region of the Paenibacillus lutimineralis genome:
- a CDS encoding ring-cleaving dioxygenase, protein MHIISGHHHISMLSKDAKLNNHFYQQVLGLRRVKKTVNQDDPSMYHLFFGDMSGNAGTELTFFEMPNIGSTVRGSNAITQIGLLVPSYESLVYWKERFERLAVKHGEITTYAGRDALHFEDQEGLRMVLQNNNGEKVPDTWQAWTGSDVDPRHLILGMGTIEITVRHLNRLANTLTELFGYVEAYHSDNEAIYQSVDGQSFGEILIKQDLGPREKPGKGSIHHLAIRAKNEEELRYWEEAVKERGFYTSGIVDRFYFKSLYFRESNGILFEIATDGPGFTTDSSIDELGKDLSLPPFLEGRRSEIEKNLLPID, encoded by the coding sequence ATGCACATCATTTCTGGACATCATCATATTTCAATGCTTAGCAAGGACGCAAAATTGAATAACCATTTCTACCAACAAGTATTAGGGCTACGCAGAGTGAAGAAGACCGTGAATCAGGACGATCCTTCCATGTATCACTTGTTCTTTGGAGATATGAGTGGAAACGCGGGAACGGAGCTCACTTTTTTTGAAATGCCTAACATAGGTAGTACGGTCCGTGGAAGCAATGCCATAACGCAGATTGGACTGTTGGTCCCATCCTATGAGAGCCTTGTTTACTGGAAAGAACGGTTCGAACGCTTAGCAGTAAAGCACGGTGAAATAACGACCTATGCAGGACGAGATGCGTTACATTTTGAGGACCAGGAAGGCCTGCGAATGGTACTGCAGAATAACAACGGCGAGAAGGTTCCTGACACGTGGCAAGCATGGACGGGTTCCGATGTTGACCCACGGCATCTTATCTTAGGAATGGGTACGATTGAGATCACTGTGCGTCATTTGAATCGGCTAGCCAACACTTTAACAGAACTGTTCGGTTACGTTGAAGCTTATCATTCTGACAACGAAGCGATCTACCAATCCGTAGACGGGCAATCCTTCGGGGAAATTCTTATTAAACAGGATCTCGGACCTAGAGAGAAGCCGGGGAAAGGAAGCATTCATCATTTAGCGATACGGGCTAAGAATGAAGAGGAACTACGATATTGGGAAGAAGCGGTAAAAGAACGCGGATTTTATACTTCGGGGATCGTAGATCGCTTTTATTTCAAGAGTCTGTATTTTCGCGAATCAAACGGGATTTTATTTGAAATTGCTACGGATGGACCTGGGTTCACTACTGACTCAAGCATTGACGAGCTGGGTAAAGATTTAAGCTTGCCGCCATTCTTGGAAGGACGACGCAGTGAGATTGAGAAGAACCTATTACCCATCGATTAA
- a CDS encoding MarR family winged helix-turn-helix transcriptional regulator: MQNNTLGSLIWLRLVKFTNQSNQMSNDFLKRFNLTTAQFDVLMQIRTYQPLTQMELAERVTVTQGGISRMLVRLENEGYIERKCDWKTKTISLTEKGERILDQAMPEQLEFQSSFFDEALTEDEQKTLYKLMTKVHKNSQKKELPKG, encoded by the coding sequence ATGCAGAATAATACTTTAGGTTCGTTAATTTGGCTGCGTTTAGTGAAATTCACCAATCAAAGCAACCAAATGTCGAATGATTTTCTGAAACGTTTTAACTTGACGACGGCCCAATTCGATGTGCTGATGCAGATCCGTACCTATCAGCCGCTTACGCAAATGGAGTTAGCTGAACGAGTGACGGTGACACAAGGCGGTATTTCGCGCATGCTGGTTCGTCTTGAGAATGAAGGTTACATCGAACGCAAATGTGACTGGAAGACGAAGACCATCAGTCTGACAGAGAAGGGTGAACGGATCCTGGATCAGGCTATGCCGGAACAACTTGAATTTCAATCGTCTTTCTTTGATGAGGCATTAACGGAAGACGAACAAAAAACACTTTATAAACTAATGACGAAAGTTCATAAAAATAGCCAGAAAAAAGAGTTGCCAAAGGGGTAA
- a CDS encoding ABC transporter substrate-binding protein: protein MKKYSFMLLSLLLLLSMFLAACGSSKNGSNTSADGNTNKNNATNTKQEETKKEADPVKLRVFSTFGGTDVAREAFQQAIDEFTAANPNVTVENDTMSANDDGFRTKVNTDMTSGNEPDLLFYFIGADADGFVDAGKVVPLNEILDADADWKNGFAPSALGFAKQPDGNIYAAPLTGFYEGLFVNKKIFADNGLELPTDWDKLTTAVKTLSAKGIIPLSVPFDQSHYMIEYTVLSALGPESQNKGLKDDVDPNWEKAYSAMKELYDLGAFPKDAATIDLSMSGNYFSEGLAAMTIEGSWAIGGWSEETRNNATVIPFPQVPGGAGSGNNVVGGFGSGFYISKAAYDNAAKKDSVVALMKHLTSPASIQKIASANGGTPAADVQLDGLPQVALDGFAMAAKADSINSPVDSKVAPETFSELRANVQQVVTGKKTPAQAIESAKKVEDANKK, encoded by the coding sequence TTGAAAAAGTATTCATTTATGCTTCTGAGCCTGCTTTTGCTCCTCTCTATGTTCTTAGCAGCATGCGGAAGCAGCAAGAACGGAAGCAACACATCTGCGGATGGAAATACGAACAAGAACAATGCGACGAATACAAAACAGGAGGAAACGAAGAAAGAAGCCGATCCTGTTAAGTTGCGTGTATTCTCAACATTTGGTGGAACTGACGTCGCTCGCGAAGCTTTCCAACAAGCGATTGACGAATTTACTGCCGCCAACCCTAATGTAACTGTTGAAAATGACACCATGTCGGCCAATGACGACGGCTTCCGTACGAAGGTAAATACAGATATGACTAGCGGCAACGAGCCGGATCTCCTCTTCTACTTCATTGGAGCCGATGCTGATGGCTTTGTTGATGCAGGCAAGGTAGTTCCGCTGAATGAGATTCTGGACGCTGATGCGGATTGGAAGAACGGATTTGCCCCAAGTGCACTTGGTTTTGCAAAGCAGCCTGACGGAAATATCTATGCTGCACCGTTGACCGGGTTCTACGAAGGTCTCTTCGTAAATAAGAAGATCTTTGCAGATAATGGTCTGGAACTGCCAACGGATTGGGATAAACTTACCACTGCGGTGAAGACGCTATCGGCAAAAGGAATTATCCCGTTGTCAGTACCATTTGACCAATCTCACTACATGATTGAATATACAGTTCTGTCGGCTCTCGGCCCTGAAAGTCAGAATAAAGGCTTGAAGGATGACGTCGATCCAAACTGGGAAAAGGCATACTCCGCAATGAAAGAACTGTATGACCTTGGTGCATTCCCTAAAGATGCGGCCACGATTGATCTGAGCATGTCCGGCAACTACTTCAGCGAAGGGCTTGCAGCCATGACAATCGAAGGTTCATGGGCAATTGGCGGTTGGAGTGAGGAAACTAGAAATAACGCGACCGTTATCCCATTCCCACAAGTTCCTGGCGGTGCTGGTAGCGGCAACAATGTTGTCGGCGGATTTGGCTCCGGCTTCTATATCTCCAAGGCAGCGTATGATAATGCTGCGAAGAAAGACTCTGTAGTTGCATTGATGAAACATCTGACATCTCCGGCTAGCATTCAGAAAATTGCAAGTGCTAACGGAGGAACACCGGCTGCTGACGTACAGCTTGATGGCCTTCCACAAGTAGCCCTCGACGGATTTGCGATGGCTGCCAAAGCGGATTCCATCAACTCACCGGTAGACAGTAAGGTTGCCCCTGAAACTTTCTCTGAACTTCGTGCTAACGTACAGCAGGTTGTAACTGGTAAGAAGACCCCTGCTCAAGCGATCGAAAGTGCTAAGAAAGTGGAAGATGCAAATAAAAAGTAA
- a CDS encoding carbohydrate ABC transporter permease: MKGDRKYIFMFLLPSAVLMGLFLYYPFFKSFYLSFYRTKGFFDKKFVGWDNFERLFTDKLLGAATLHTLELMLYVLLFQVGIALVLAVLVEAISRLKTFYRTVFFFPVVISGTAISLLFVLFYNYNFGLLNNLLANFGIEKIFWLEEGNALRAVAIPTVWHYVGFYFILFLTAMSKIPSDYYEAARLEGISAFKRTTKLTIPLIMSDIKVVITLAITGTLKVFEFVWVITSGQNGSEVLGTYMYKKAMVDQNFGYGSAVAIYMVIFGVLLALLANRLLKRDEITY; the protein is encoded by the coding sequence ATGAAGGGCGATCGTAAATATATCTTCATGTTTCTCCTTCCGTCGGCAGTACTTATGGGGCTATTTCTGTATTATCCATTCTTTAAGAGCTTCTATCTCAGCTTCTATCGTACCAAGGGCTTCTTCGACAAGAAATTTGTCGGTTGGGACAACTTTGAGCGGTTATTCACGGATAAATTACTTGGTGCAGCTACCTTGCATACGCTGGAACTGATGCTGTATGTGCTTCTGTTCCAGGTCGGAATTGCACTTGTACTAGCTGTTCTTGTTGAAGCGATAAGCAGGTTGAAAACTTTCTATCGCACGGTCTTCTTCTTCCCGGTCGTTATTTCCGGTACAGCGATCTCGCTGTTATTCGTACTTTTCTACAATTACAATTTCGGTTTGCTCAACAACTTGCTGGCGAATTTCGGAATAGAAAAGATTTTCTGGCTGGAGGAAGGAAATGCGCTCAGAGCGGTAGCGATTCCTACCGTATGGCATTATGTGGGCTTCTATTTCATTCTGTTCCTAACAGCGATGTCGAAGATTCCATCGGATTACTATGAAGCTGCCCGTCTTGAAGGCATTAGTGCCTTTAAACGCACGACCAAGCTGACGATTCCGCTAATTATGAGCGACATTAAAGTTGTTATTACTTTGGCCATTACAGGGACGCTTAAAGTGTTCGAATTTGTATGGGTAATTACGAGCGGGCAGAACGGCTCTGAAGTGCTGGGAACATATATGTACAAGAAGGCTATGGTCGACCAGAACTTCGGCTATGGCTCAGCCGTAGCGATTTATATGGTGATTTTCGGTGTATTGCTGGCCTTATTAGCCAATCGTTTGTTAAAAAGAGACGAGATTACATACTAA
- a CDS encoding carbohydrate ABC transporter permease, whose translation MEPTISVKPNVQRGEFRRFKLSTVLIYVVLSAWAMTTIYPLFWIVNNSFKVSRDVMNNSFSVAWQPTFVNYTTAFDRINIGKSYINSLVMSGSTVLLVLIFGGLAAYVLSRFNFAGKRAIYSLLYATLLIPAFATVVPVYELLIKTGTVNTYWGLILPHTAGNLTFAILVIAGYMSTIPKELEEAAFIDGSNRWQMFYKVFVPISQPVFASASIFVFLWSYNDLFSALIFVSHKDVRPIVALLSEISSQYGTDFGLMATAVTLTVIPVLIVYLFVSKYIQKGLTEGAIKG comes from the coding sequence ATGGAACCAACAATTTCAGTAAAACCTAATGTCCAGCGTGGAGAATTCAGGCGGTTCAAGTTAAGTACCGTCTTGATATATGTCGTCCTATCTGCATGGGCGATGACTACGATTTACCCGTTATTCTGGATCGTGAACAATTCCTTCAAAGTATCCAGAGATGTCATGAACAACTCATTCAGCGTGGCTTGGCAGCCTACTTTCGTGAACTATACTACGGCATTCGACCGGATTAATATCGGCAAGAGCTATATCAACAGTCTAGTCATGTCCGGTTCGACGGTACTCCTAGTGCTGATCTTTGGCGGGCTAGCTGCTTACGTGCTGTCCAGATTTAATTTTGCAGGCAAAAGAGCGATATACTCCCTTCTCTATGCAACACTCTTAATTCCGGCATTTGCAACCGTCGTTCCTGTGTACGAGCTGCTAATTAAGACCGGAACGGTTAATACGTACTGGGGGCTGATTCTCCCCCATACTGCAGGCAACCTGACCTTTGCCATTCTAGTTATAGCCGGCTATATGTCTACGATTCCTAAGGAATTAGAGGAAGCAGCTTTTATTGATGGATCGAATCGCTGGCAAATGTTCTACAAAGTGTTTGTACCGATCTCTCAACCTGTCTTTGCTTCAGCAAGCATTTTCGTATTCCTATGGTCCTATAACGATTTGTTCTCGGCATTGATATTCGTGAGTCATAAGGATGTCCGTCCGATTGTGGCCCTGCTCAGTGAAATTAGCTCACAATATGGCACGGACTTCGGTTTGATGGCAACAGCGGTGACACTGACGGTTATTCCAGTTCTCATTGTATATCTCTTCGTCTCCAAATATATTCAAAAAGGTCTGACCGAAGGTGCTATTAAAGGATAA
- a CDS encoding PLP-dependent aminotransferase family protein → MNNKFSKRIREFKPSGTHQLLQMSERPEVISFAGGFPAPELFPVEELKAVCEAVLNEQGPASLQYSTTEGYIPLRQAICGRMKDIGIESNYENVMITSGSQQAIDLTGKLFIDEGDVIICESPTYLAAINAFKVYNPRFVEVDMDEDGMIMEELEKKLQAHPDVKFIYTIPDFQNPTGRTMKLERRQRMVQLANQYDVVILEDNPYGAIRFAGEPLPPLKHFDTEGRVIYLSTFSKIFSPGLRLGWICADEAFMARYVSLKESADLHTDSFAQRVAAKYIEMYDLESHIEKIRAIYKERYSAMASCIKEYLPPSVSYSTPQGGLFIWLELPESIDSAELLQDCLRNHVAFVSGASFFPNGGGHNTLRLNFSNMSNENIAEGIRRLADVLRSKL, encoded by the coding sequence ATGAACAATAAATTTTCCAAAAGAATTCGTGAATTTAAGCCTTCCGGGACGCATCAATTGCTGCAAATGTCAGAGAGACCGGAAGTGATATCCTTCGCAGGCGGGTTTCCTGCTCCAGAGCTGTTTCCGGTTGAGGAGCTGAAGGCAGTATGTGAAGCTGTATTGAATGAACAAGGCCCAGCTTCGCTTCAATATAGTACGACTGAAGGATATATACCGCTAAGGCAAGCGATCTGCGGGAGAATGAAGGACATCGGCATTGAGTCCAATTATGAGAATGTGATGATCACCTCAGGTTCACAGCAAGCCATTGATCTGACCGGCAAGCTATTCATCGATGAGGGAGATGTCATTATTTGCGAGAGCCCTACATATCTGGCCGCCATTAACGCCTTCAAGGTGTACAATCCAAGATTTGTTGAAGTCGATATGGATGAAGACGGTATGATCATGGAAGAGCTGGAGAAGAAGCTGCAGGCTCATCCCGATGTGAAGTTCATCTATACGATTCCGGACTTCCAGAATCCAACGGGCAGGACGATGAAGCTGGAGAGAAGACAAAGAATGGTGCAGCTGGCTAATCAGTATGATGTTGTCATCCTTGAGGATAATCCTTACGGAGCAATAAGGTTTGCAGGAGAGCCTCTGCCACCACTGAAGCATTTCGATACAGAAGGCAGGGTTATTTATCTAAGCACCTTCTCCAAAATATTCTCCCCGGGACTCAGACTCGGCTGGATTTGTGCCGACGAAGCATTTATGGCCAGATACGTATCATTGAAGGAATCCGCTGACCTGCACACCGACAGCTTCGCACAGAGAGTAGCAGCTAAATATATAGAGATGTACGATCTAGAGTCGCATATTGAGAAGATAAGAGCGATTTATAAAGAAAGATACAGTGCTATGGCATCCTGCATTAAGGAATATCTCCCGCCAAGTGTATCTTACAGTACACCACAGGGGGGCCTATTTATATGGCTGGAGCTGCCCGAGTCTATCGATTCCGCTGAGCTTCTTCAGGATTGCCTGCGTAATCATGTCGCCTTCGTCTCCGGTGCTTCCTTCTTTCCGAACGGCGGGGGACATAATACACTGCGCTTGAATTTCTCCAATATGTCCAATGAGAATATTGCCGAAGGAATTAGACGCTTGGCCGATGTGTTGCGAAGCAAATTATAA
- a CDS encoding GNAT family N-acetyltransferase, translating to MNGSFRIRDDHIGAGLTMVQAKPEDTEAVAALLVHTAEWLLSRGSSQWNGLLTGEDSHNTAGAILNGDVFVCKSGTDIAGMVILLRQPSAWDRRLWESKAYDGDGALYLHRLAISRKYASTGLGNSILKWCKDGIRFEGKDKIRLDCIADNAALNTFYSKNGYAHLGENSGFCIYEKDLHP from the coding sequence TTGAACGGATCATTCAGAATTAGAGACGACCATATCGGCGCTGGGCTTACAATGGTACAAGCGAAGCCCGAAGACACAGAAGCAGTTGCCGCACTCCTGGTCCATACAGCTGAATGGCTGCTTAGCAGAGGTTCTTCGCAATGGAACGGTCTGCTGACTGGGGAGGATTCCCACAATACTGCCGGTGCAATCCTGAACGGAGATGTATTCGTCTGCAAATCAGGAACAGATATCGCAGGAATGGTCATTCTCCTGCGGCAGCCAAGCGCGTGGGATCGCCGTCTTTGGGAGTCGAAAGCATACGATGGAGACGGTGCGCTGTACTTACATCGGCTCGCGATCAGTCGTAAGTATGCAAGCACTGGGTTAGGCAATTCAATCTTAAAATGGTGTAAAGACGGCATTCGCTTCGAAGGCAAAGATAAAATTCGCCTGGATTGCATTGCGGACAATGCCGCACTTAACACCTTCTATAGCAAGAACGGATACGCCCACTTGGGGGAAAATTCCGGATTTTGTATATATGAGAAAGACTTGCATCCATGA
- the fabV gene encoding enoyl-ACP reductase FabV, protein MIIKPKTRGFICTTAHPEGCAKQIEQQIEYVKAQKKIQGPANVLVVGASTGYGLASRIAAAFGAGANTIGVFFDRAAEGARTATAGWYNSAAFEQAAQSQGLRSFSIVGDAFSNEIKAKTIDLIKSEFGQVDLVVYSVASPRRTHPDTGETFTSVIKPVGEAYSNKTMNFHTGEVSMTSIEPATEDEVRQTIAVMGGEDWKMWIDQLLKAGVLADGATTVAYSYIGPEITHPIYREGTIGKAKNDLEQSAHQLQALLSDKGGRAFVSVNKALVTQSSSAIPVVPLYISALYRVMKENGLHENCIQQMYRLFSEHLYNENAKDANCLIRIDDWEMREDIQAEVMKRWAQVETDNVDELTDLVGYRQDFFQLFGFESEGVDYEADTDANVDIPNLV, encoded by the coding sequence ATGATCATTAAGCCGAAGACTCGTGGTTTTATTTGTACTACGGCCCATCCAGAAGGATGTGCAAAGCAAATTGAACAACAGATCGAATATGTGAAAGCACAGAAGAAAATTCAAGGCCCTGCCAATGTCCTCGTCGTAGGTGCTTCAACAGGTTACGGACTTGCTTCCCGGATTGCTGCTGCATTTGGCGCTGGCGCGAATACGATCGGCGTATTCTTCGATAGAGCCGCTGAGGGCGCACGTACAGCAACTGCAGGTTGGTATAACTCAGCAGCCTTTGAACAGGCCGCCCAAAGCCAAGGCTTGAGGTCCTTCAGTATCGTTGGCGACGCCTTCTCGAATGAGATCAAAGCGAAGACAATTGATCTGATCAAGTCCGAGTTCGGACAAGTTGATCTGGTCGTATACAGTGTGGCATCGCCGCGTCGTACTCATCCTGATACTGGCGAGACCTTCACGTCCGTGATCAAGCCGGTCGGAGAAGCCTATTCCAACAAGACGATGAATTTCCACACGGGCGAAGTATCGATGACAAGCATCGAACCAGCTACAGAAGACGAAGTTAGACAGACGATCGCCGTTATGGGCGGCGAAGACTGGAAGATGTGGATCGATCAGCTTCTGAAGGCAGGTGTACTAGCTGATGGAGCAACTACAGTAGCTTACTCCTATATCGGTCCAGAGATTACTCATCCGATTTATCGTGAAGGTACGATCGGCAAGGCCAAGAACGATCTGGAGCAGTCTGCGCATCAATTGCAGGCTCTTCTGTCGGACAAGGGTGGACGGGCCTTTGTATCGGTGAACAAAGCGTTGGTCACCCAATCCAGTTCGGCAATTCCAGTAGTGCCTTTGTACATCTCTGCTTTGTACAGAGTCATGAAGGAGAATGGATTGCATGAGAACTGCATCCAGCAGATGTATCGCCTATTCTCGGAGCATCTATATAACGAGAATGCCAAGGATGCGAATTGCTTGATCCGTATTGACGATTGGGAAATGCGTGAAGATATCCAGGCTGAAGTCATGAAGCGCTGGGCGCAGGTTGAGACGGATAATGTGGATGAATTGACGGACCTGGTCGGTTATCGTCAGGACTTCTTCCAATTGTTCGGATTCGAATCAGAAGGTGTCGATTATGAAGCGGACACAGATGCAAACGTAGATATTCCTAATCTGGTCTAA
- a CDS encoding AI-2E family transporter, protein MSRLNKFIKVCLAAALVLLIVFLCSKVDFLFTPIRSLTKVILIPLLLSGFFYYMLRPLVDYMERHKIKRIISILLIYLVLAILITGFILGVWPALSTQITNLLLSAPDYLNKFSHQLTELEQTGLLSNFIPEDFSLLSNMSEYLNKGFFLLSNYVAGLFSFFSNFAIILFTTPLLLFYMLKEGNKFSSGIARFFPRRYYKDVKEVTAEIDSALSGYIISRVLVNVALGVLMYIGFLFLGLPYALLLTVIAVILNFIPFFGAILSSIPIVIIGWIESPSMAIWSLIIILVAQQIQDNLISPLIFGKKLDIHPITTIILVLAGGDLFGIIGMLIIIPLYMFFKIIIIRIYEIFFKSQWEAEDEPEAGQTDDSVDEPDETVDPSVETTEAD, encoded by the coding sequence GTGAGTAGACTTAATAAGTTCATTAAAGTTTGCCTAGCTGCAGCGCTAGTGCTCTTAATTGTTTTTCTATGCTCCAAAGTAGATTTTCTCTTTACACCGATCAGATCATTAACGAAAGTGATTCTGATTCCTTTATTGCTATCCGGATTCTTCTATTATATGCTGCGTCCACTGGTGGACTATATGGAGCGGCATAAGATCAAACGGATTATATCCATATTGCTGATTTACCTGGTCTTGGCCATTCTCATTACTGGCTTTATTCTCGGTGTATGGCCGGCGCTCAGTACTCAGATCACGAATCTGCTGCTTAGTGCCCCGGATTATTTGAATAAATTCAGCCATCAACTTACGGAGTTGGAGCAGACAGGATTACTGTCGAACTTCATTCCTGAAGATTTTAGTCTGTTATCCAATATGTCTGAATACTTAAATAAGGGCTTCTTCTTATTAAGCAACTATGTCGCCGGACTGTTCTCGTTCTTCTCTAATTTTGCCATCATCCTGTTCACGACGCCGCTTCTGTTATTCTATATGTTGAAGGAAGGGAACAAGTTCAGTAGCGGTATAGCTCGCTTCTTCCCGAGACGCTATTACAAGGATGTCAAAGAGGTAACCGCAGAAATCGATAGCGCGCTTAGCGGCTATATTATTAGCCGGGTGCTAGTCAATGTGGCCTTGGGCGTATTAATGTATATTGGCTTCCTGTTCCTTGGACTGCCATATGCTCTTCTGCTTACGGTGATCGCAGTTATTCTTAACTTCATTCCATTCTTCGGTGCGATTCTGTCCTCCATTCCGATCGTCATTATCGGTTGGATTGAATCACCGTCGATGGCGATCTGGTCGCTGATCATTATACTCGTAGCTCAACAAATTCAGGATAACCTGATCTCGCCATTGATCTTCGGCAAGAAGCTGGATATCCATCCGATTACGACGATTATTCTCGTTCTCGCTGGTGGCGATTTGTTCGGAATTATCGGTATGTTGATCATCATTCCACTATATATGTTCTTTAAGATTATCATCATTAGAATATATGAGATCTTCTTCAAGAGCCAGTGGGAAGCGGAGGACGAGCCTGAAGCTGGGCAGACCGACGACTCCGTTGATGAGCCCGATGAGACGGTGGATCCTTCCGTTGAAACAACTGAAGCAGATTAA
- a CDS encoding MDR family MFS transporter gives MEHLTLKRKITIMIAVMAAMFFAAINQTITSTAMPRIIAILDGMDYYTWTINIYLLTSTIATILVGKLSDMYGRKPFILIGILLFMIGAFLTGTSHDVFQFITYRGIQGVGAGIIQSTAFTAVGDLFAPRERGKWMGLMTAVFGFSSVLGPTLGGYLVDHIDWHWLFWIFLPLGVVAFIMIMVLFPKVDRKPGQHIDYMGSLFLTIAIVPLLLAFSWAGTEYAWGSVQILGLLAVTVIAAAIFIFIESKVKEPVLPLHLFKNSVVTVSNLIGFIMNFGLMGAMIYISFFVQGVLGISPTYAGYVTIPMSLSMVITSAVTGQLIAKTGKYKRFALIGIPVMVIGMTGMIFMHNIAFTIATTIVFGIGLGLGMPVFSLATQNAVSHKELGVVTASSQLFRNLGGTIGIAVMGTVMSNSLTKNLKSAFTSSSAPDFSKVDPQLAQQLQGFANPTTLMNKPLIEKTMQELPKEVQPLFMQMIDTIRDALSSTLSTVFFTGALVLCAALLLAFFLKELPLRTSNQSHTVNAQAQQGEEAAVQA, from the coding sequence ATGGAGCATTTAACGCTTAAACGTAAAATTACGATCATGATTGCTGTAATGGCCGCCATGTTCTTTGCAGCCATTAACCAGACGATCACGAGTACAGCAATGCCTAGAATCATTGCTATATTGGACGGGATGGATTACTATACCTGGACAATCAACATTTATTTGTTAACTTCAACAATCGCCACGATTCTCGTCGGGAAACTGTCCGACATGTACGGACGTAAGCCGTTCATTCTTATCGGGATATTATTATTCATGATAGGGGCTTTTCTGACCGGTACATCCCATGATGTATTCCAATTCATCACTTATCGTGGTATTCAAGGGGTTGGCGCAGGTATTATTCAATCAACAGCCTTTACGGCGGTTGGTGACTTATTCGCCCCGAGAGAGCGCGGTAAATGGATGGGCCTGATGACAGCGGTATTCGGTTTCTCCAGTGTACTTGGACCAACACTTGGCGGTTACCTGGTTGACCATATCGATTGGCACTGGTTGTTCTGGATTTTCCTTCCACTTGGTGTCGTAGCATTTATTATGATCATGGTCCTGTTCCCGAAGGTGGATCGCAAGCCTGGTCAGCATATCGATTACATGGGTTCATTGTTCCTGACGATAGCGATTGTACCACTGCTATTAGCCTTCTCTTGGGCAGGTACAGAATATGCATGGGGTTCGGTTCAAATTCTCGGATTACTGGCTGTAACGGTTATAGCAGCAGCTATATTCATTTTTATAGAATCAAAGGTGAAAGAGCCTGTACTTCCGTTGCATTTGTTCAAGAATAGTGTCGTTACAGTATCCAATCTCATCGGTTTCATCATGAACTTCGGTTTGATGGGCGCGATGATCTATATTTCGTTCTTCGTGCAAGGTGTACTTGGTATTTCACCGACTTATGCCGGGTATGTAACCATCCCGATGTCGCTGTCAATGGTTATCACAAGTGCTGTTACTGGACAGCTCATTGCTAAAACCGGTAAATACAAGCGTTTCGCATTGATTGGGATCCCGGTGATGGTTATCGGGATGACCGGAATGATCTTTATGCATAACATCGCATTTACGATCGCTACGACGATTGTCTTCGGTATCGGTCTTGGTCTCGGTATGCCGGTATTCTCATTGGCGACACAGAACGCTGTGTCTCACAAGGAACTGGGCGTCGTAACTGCTTCGAGCCAATTGTTCCGGAATCTTGGCGGTACGATTGGGATTGCAGTAATGGGAACGGTGATGTCGAACAGTCTGACCAAGAATTTGAAGAGTGCCTTCACATCTTCTTCAGCACCGGATTTCAGTAAGGTCGATCCGCAGCTGGCTCAACAGCTGCAAGGATTTGCGAATCCAACGACCTTGATGAATAAACCGCTGATTGAAAAGACAATGCAGGAACTTCCTAAGGAAGTACAGCCGCTGTTCATGCAAATGATCGATACGATCCGTGATGCGCTGAGCAGCACGCTGTCCACTGTGTTTTTCACGGGCGCACTTGTTCTGTGCGCGGCACTCCTGCTTGCCTTCTTCCTGAAGGAGCTGCCGCTGCGTACTTCGAACCAAAGTCATACAGTGAACGCGCAAGCTCAGCAAGGAGAAGAAGCTGCGGTTCAAGCTTAA
- a CDS encoding MarR family winged helix-turn-helix transcriptional regulator — MAIDQEILEVSSMFRLLMKKASQDWNRGACKMNLTFPQVQILYSLNNRGSLKVSELADALNLTSAAITGLTDKLCSLNYVERERATDDRRVVYVKITKEGIHAIDSVKEIYREMMEKMFNQLSKEDIQHLMRIFAQMLVNIDN, encoded by the coding sequence TTGGCCATCGATCAAGAAATATTGGAAGTTTCCAGCATGTTTAGACTGCTTATGAAGAAAGCTTCACAGGATTGGAACCGGGGAGCCTGCAAAATGAATCTCACTTTTCCTCAAGTTCAAATATTGTACAGCTTGAACAATCGCGGATCTCTTAAGGTATCTGAATTGGCCGATGCCCTGAATTTGACTTCCGCGGCGATTACCGGCTTGACCGACAAGCTGTGCAGTTTGAATTATGTTGAGAGGGAGAGAGCTACGGATGATAGGAGGGTAGTCTATGTAAAAATAACGAAAGAAGGTATTCATGCCATCGATTCGGTCAAAGAGATCTATCGAGAAATGATGGAAAAAATGTTCAATCAACTATCCAAAGAGGATATTCAGCATTTAATGCGAATTTTCGCCCAGATGCTGGTTAATATAGATAACTAA